From one Marinobacter sp. LV10MA510-1 genomic stretch:
- the glpD gene encoding glycerol-3-phosphate dehydrogenase — MTVDHQRYDVVVVGGGVNGTGIAMDAAGRGLKVLLCEMNDLASATSSSSSKLIHGGLRYLEHYEFRLVQKALAERESLLRNSPHIMWPMRFRLPHRSHLRPAWMIRAGLFLYDHLAKREILPGSKSIRFDESGPLKPDITRGFEYSDGWVDDARLVILTAKKAQQSGATILTRTKCVNAERGRDEWQITLRDTDTNADQIISAKCIVNASGPWVSSLFGESLSMPAPKMIRMVKGSHIVVPRLNQEEEAYILQNEDDRIVFVIPYEDNFSLIGTTDVEYEGDPKKAKISPEETTYLLKIVNEHFKRQLKPSDVVWSYSGVRPLMDGEEENAQKASRDYTFEVSEEKNKAPLISVFGGKITTYRKLAEAATDKICHFFKNNRGHWTKTAVLPGGDFDNQINLAAALNETYPWLPENLVSRYVRTYGTTSRDILSNCASVDDLGKHFVGTLYEKEVEHLINNEWAMTSEDILWRRTKQGLYASDSEVEALDSYLADKAAA; from the coding sequence ATGACTGTAGATCACCAACGTTATGACGTCGTCGTAGTTGGCGGCGGCGTAAATGGTACAGGCATCGCAATGGACGCCGCCGGCCGAGGCTTGAAAGTACTGCTTTGCGAAATGAATGATTTAGCTTCGGCAACGTCATCCAGCAGCAGCAAGCTTATTCACGGCGGACTGCGTTATCTGGAACACTATGAATTTCGCCTGGTGCAAAAAGCACTGGCCGAGCGCGAGTCTCTTTTGCGCAATTCTCCTCACATCATGTGGCCCATGCGCTTCCGCTTGCCACACCGGTCGCACTTACGCCCCGCGTGGATGATTCGCGCAGGTTTGTTTCTTTATGACCATTTGGCCAAGCGGGAAATTTTGCCCGGCTCCAAGTCAATCCGTTTTGACGAGTCCGGTCCGTTAAAACCGGATATTACCCGCGGCTTTGAATATTCTGATGGCTGGGTAGACGACGCACGGCTGGTGATACTGACCGCTAAAAAAGCCCAGCAGTCCGGCGCCACCATTTTGACTCGCACCAAGTGCGTAAACGCTGAACGCGGTCGCGACGAATGGCAAATTACCCTTCGTGACACCGACACAAACGCAGATCAGATAATTTCTGCCAAGTGCATCGTGAACGCCTCTGGCCCCTGGGTAAGCTCGTTGTTTGGCGAGAGCCTGTCGATGCCGGCACCGAAGATGATCCGCATGGTAAAAGGCAGCCACATTGTTGTACCCCGCCTGAACCAGGAAGAAGAAGCCTATATTCTTCAAAACGAAGACGACCGCATTGTGTTCGTGATTCCTTACGAAGATAACTTCTCGCTGATTGGCACCACCGACGTTGAATACGAAGGCGACCCGAAGAAGGCCAAAATCTCACCGGAAGAAACCACCTATTTGCTAAAAATTGTGAACGAGCACTTCAAGCGACAGCTGAAACCTTCTGACGTGGTCTGGTCTTATTCGGGCGTGCGCCCGCTGATGGACGGCGAAGAAGAGAACGCACAGAAAGCCTCCCGCGACTACACCTTTGAAGTCAGCGAAGAGAAAAACAAAGCGCCGTTGATTTCGGTGTTTGGTGGCAAAATCACCACCTATCGCAAACTGGCGGAAGCGGCCACCGATAAAATTTGCCACTTCTTCAAAAACAACCGGGGCCATTGGACAAAGACTGCCGTACTTCCGGGTGGCGACTTTGATAACCAGATTAATCTGGCCGCTGCGCTCAATGAGACCTATCCCTGGTTGCCAGAAAACCTGGTCAGCCGCTACGTGCGCACCTACGGCACAACCTCACGGGATATTCTGAGCAACTGCGCTAGCGTAGACGATCTTGGCAAGCACTTCGTGGGCACGCTCTATGAGAAAGAAGTAGAGCACCTGATCAACAACGAATGGGCCATGACCTCCGAAGACATCCTATGGCGCCGTACCAAGCAGGGGCTCTACGCCTCAGACAGCGAAGTTGAAGCATTGGACAGCTACTTGGCAGACAAGGCAGCAGCGTAA
- a CDS encoding porin, which yields MIDKNAFADTPSRRPLRKAPLAAALSLMVAGMASPAMAEVSFESDNGWKVGVNGHLPVFAVFGNYDEPTDEDSFTITTGFNPATLQTNIYAPEMNGLQVSGHFQMNANLAPGDADDDFRSRVSEIAVAGNFGTVNIGKGFGIFGTPAIGDNGSGLGVGLIGGPDTDTATSGRIGNGYFYANFTPRVIYTSNDFGGLQFKVGLFSPSKLGDKEVPEALDANNLTPAEQAARDEASAEYTMPRIEANVVYTADNFSLWSSGFTQDIDFRAGGKDYTMSGIDFGGSVALGDLAVRANYSMTSGTGNAVFANRFDPDEEDASQWYVETTYKINKTTLGVSYGEGEDDIVAGNGNDTDLTMLFARYAATDNFTLLAEYTTLGTGNGEGEYNAIIFGSQLTF from the coding sequence ATGATCGATAAAAACGCATTTGCGGATACTCCCAGCCGTCGTCCACTACGCAAGGCGCCTTTGGCGGCTGCGCTGTCACTTATGGTGGCAGGGATGGCCTCACCGGCAATGGCGGAGGTTTCATTTGAATCTGATAACGGTTGGAAAGTGGGTGTTAATGGCCACTTGCCGGTTTTTGCTGTTTTTGGCAATTATGACGAACCGACTGACGAAGATTCATTTACTATCACCACAGGTTTTAATCCGGCAACACTGCAAACCAACATTTACGCTCCGGAGATGAACGGTCTTCAGGTGTCTGGCCACTTCCAGATGAATGCTAACCTAGCGCCGGGTGATGCGGACGACGATTTCCGTAGCCGGGTGTCTGAAATTGCTGTAGCTGGTAACTTTGGTACCGTTAACATCGGTAAGGGTTTTGGTATTTTCGGAACACCAGCTATCGGTGATAACGGCAGCGGTTTGGGTGTCGGTTTGATCGGTGGCCCGGATACAGATACAGCCACTTCAGGGCGCATCGGTAACGGCTATTTCTATGCGAACTTTACGCCGCGAGTGATCTACACATCGAATGATTTTGGTGGCCTGCAATTTAAAGTGGGCTTATTCAGCCCGTCGAAGTTAGGTGATAAGGAGGTTCCGGAAGCTCTTGACGCAAATAATCTGACACCAGCTGAGCAGGCAGCCCGCGACGAAGCAAGTGCTGAATACACCATGCCGCGTATTGAGGCCAATGTGGTTTACACTGCAGACAACTTCTCGTTATGGTCTAGCGGTTTTACTCAAGACATAGACTTTAGAGCCGGTGGTAAAGACTACACTATGTCCGGTATCGACTTCGGTGGTTCCGTGGCTTTGGGTGATTTGGCGGTTCGTGCTAACTACTCGATGACCTCAGGCACAGGTAACGCGGTATTTGCCAATCGCTTCGATCCTGACGAAGAAGATGCGAGCCAGTGGTACGTTGAGACAACGTATAAGATCAACAAGACCACGCTGGGCGTAAGCTACGGTGAAGGTGAAGATGACATCGTAGCCGGCAACGGTAACGACACGGATCTGACCATGTTGTTCGCTCGCTACGCAGCTACGGACAACTTCACTTTGTTGGCTGAGTACACGACTCTGGGCACAGGAAACGGTGAAGGCGAATACAACGCCATCATCTTCGGCTCACAGCTGACGTTCTAA
- the gap gene encoding type I glyceraldehyde-3-phosphate dehydrogenase, protein MTIRIAINGFGRIGRNTLRALYENNYREQMQVVAINDLGDAETNAHLLKYDSVHGRFAADVSHDADSLSVNGDRIAISAIRNPADLPWKELGVDVVLECTGLFTTRKKAAKHLQAGARKVIISAPSPDADAMVVFGVNDQILNADHHIISNASCTTNCLAPIAEALNSAVGIESGLMTTIHSYTNDQNLSDVYHSDLYRARSATQSMIPTKTGAAAAIGKIIPALNGKLDGLAIRVPTINVSLVDFGFIANRDTSVEEVNAAVKSAADKNSVLGYNQEKLVSVDFNHDARSSIFDANHTRVIGRHVKVMAWYDNEWGFSNRMLDNAAALIKASQ, encoded by the coding sequence ATGACCATCCGAATCGCAATTAACGGGTTTGGCCGCATTGGCCGCAACACGCTTCGCGCTCTTTACGAGAACAATTATCGCGAGCAGATGCAGGTGGTCGCTATTAATGACCTGGGCGATGCCGAAACCAACGCTCACCTGCTCAAGTATGACAGTGTTCACGGGCGTTTTGCTGCCGACGTAAGCCACGATGCCGACTCCCTCAGCGTAAACGGCGACCGCATTGCCATCAGCGCAATCCGCAACCCCGCCGACCTGCCGTGGAAAGAACTGGGCGTAGACGTAGTACTGGAATGCACGGGGCTGTTCACCACGAGGAAAAAAGCCGCAAAGCATTTACAAGCTGGCGCCCGCAAGGTGATTATTTCTGCACCCAGCCCAGACGCCGACGCTATGGTGGTTTTCGGTGTAAACGACCAGATTCTGAACGCCGACCATCACATTATTTCCAACGCCTCCTGCACCACTAACTGCCTGGCACCCATCGCCGAAGCTTTGAACAGCGCGGTCGGAATTGAAAGCGGATTGATGACCACCATTCACTCCTACACCAACGACCAGAATCTGAGCGACGTGTACCATTCAGACCTGTACCGCGCGCGCTCGGCCACCCAGTCGATGATCCCCACCAAAACCGGTGCGGCCGCCGCGATTGGTAAAATCATTCCGGCACTGAACGGCAAGCTGGACGGCCTGGCGATTCGTGTGCCGACCATTAATGTATCGCTGGTCGACTTTGGTTTTATCGCGAACCGCGACACCTCCGTAGAGGAAGTCAACGCAGCGGTAAAATCCGCGGCTGACAAAAACAGCGTACTGGGGTATAACCAGGAAAAACTGGTCAGCGTTGATTTTAACCACGACGCGCGTTCGAGTATTTTTGATGCCAACCACACGCGCGTGATCGGGCGTCATGTAAAAGTCATGGCTTGGTATGATAATGAGTGGGGTTTCTCGAACCGAATGCTGGATAATGCTGCTGCACTGATCAAAGCCAGCCAGTGA